In the genome of Raphanus sativus cultivar WK10039 chromosome 9, ASM80110v3, whole genome shotgun sequence, the window CTGGTGGTAAAAGAAGGAGACAGCCCCGTCGTTTGTAAGCATCACTGGCGGGGTTGTTAACCCTGTTGCAAGTTCCTTGGAATTCGGTGGCCAATAGCTAAGCACGGCCGTCCGGAGAGACAGAGGGTCGTCGAAAAACTCCTTAAAAATATTGCTCAGTAAATCGGTGAGTGTGATTCCATTACCAAGAGGGACAATGCGGGTCATCTGCTCTTTGTCAATCAAGAAGTTCCATTGGTTTTGAGCGGAGGTTTCCCATTGGCCGGCGATGACCATGCAGTGTTCCGCCATTACGACGGCTGAGATAGGACACGGTGATGTCAAAAAATGATGAAGCAAAGGTAAAGCGAATTAAGAGGTATTAAGAGATAAACAAACCTTAACGATGGAGATAATGGTGATGGCAGTGGACTGTAAAATCTATAAAACGGGGTGAAAACGAATGAAAAAAAAGACGACGGTGAAACAAACAAAGCAGGATAGAAAAAAAGAGGAAGATCCAGACCGTATAACGGAGAAAGAAGGAGACTAAATCTAACGGCTGTCGATGAGGCAGATAGATGTCTTATCCAGATCTGGATAAATGAATCAGATCCGTCCGTTTTGATAAAAGATCAATGGCTATATATTAAACCCGCCAAAACATGTAACGAGTAAAGAGGAAGAAAAGGAATCTAGTTTCTATTACCAACTGTAACACCTTCTCTCCTCTGCCTCTTAACTAGTAATTGAGATAAAGTGCCTATGTATAAATATGTGACTCTTTCTGGTATTAGTAACTAGGAAAGTGACCTATAGAGTAATTCTTTCTTATCTATATCAACAATGTAACAGACACAAGACAAAGAATTAGAGtgacgacaaaaaaaagaaagacaaagaaTTAGAGGGGTGTTTTCGTAAAATGTAAACGAAGGAGCTGGTAAAATACTGCTCCAGCCTTCTCGAGTCTCCCGCTCCGCTCAGCTTGCAGCCCCATCTTTCACTTGGCTCTATGCGTTTTCTTCGGAAACCCTAAAAACTGCGAAATCGAAAACTGTAACAGCTCGGAGGTGCTTCCTCCGGAGAACTTCACAGCTAAGGTAATTAGTTGCTTATCCCTTTACTAGTGATGTTTAGTTCCTTATTAGATTTGTAATTTCAACTGAGCTGATGAGTTCGTTTTTATCAAGGAGTAAAATTACGTTTTAATGATTCATTAAGCTGATGGGTTTCTTCTAATTGATGTCTCGATTAAGAAAGTCTGAAGCTTTAGGCGTTTTTTGTACTAAAGGAAACTGTTTCTACCTTTGCTTAGggcttatatatattatttggggGATAAAAGAGTACTTGGAGTAACTTTATTATTCCTAATGGAGGTGGAAGAGTTTGTGATGGTTGAGGATGGTAGTTCTGAGCCTCGTGAAGACAAGTTATCAGTCGAGGTTAACGGTGTTCCGAAAGAGAATGAGAATCTGAACGTTGATTTTCTTGAGGATTTCGATTCTTACTGGGATGATGTCAACGATAGGCTGATTATCTCTCGTGTTGTGAACGACTCGATTTTAAAGGGAATGGTTACTGCTATTGAGTCTGAAGCTGCTGAGAAGATTGCTCAGAAAGAGATTGAGTTGTCGAGAGCTAGGGAGACTTTGTCTCTGTACCATGTGGGTTCTGAAGAGAATAATGAAGTCTCCTCCAATGGTAAGGTGTCTTTGGATACTTCGGATGGGTCTTTGAACAGTCTTAAAAACGTAGCGAGGAAACAGTTGGTGATGCTCGTTGAAGAACTCACCAGTTTGAGAAAGTATGTTCACGTCAATAGAGCAGATGAGATAGGGTCCAGTACTGTAGATAAAATGCTTGATTCCTTGAAGAGCATACTAGAGACTGTGCTGAAGCGGAAGAATGAAACGGAGCTTCCCTCGTTGTGTGGCAGCAGGAGCATGATTTTCAAAAAGGAATCGAGTCTGCGGTGGTGACTACTTTTGTTCGTAGTCTCAAGGATGAGTATCAACAGAGATTgttggagaaagaagaagctgagttTGGTGTTAATAACAAGAGTTCGTTGCTTGGGAATATTAAAGAGATTAGTGGTCTGCGGCAGGAGTTAGAGGCGATTCGTAAAGCGCTTTCTGATCATGAAAATGGGGACATAGAGGCAGGGGAGGTCGGGGACAGGAAAAGAGTTGAGCAGTTGCATCGAAAGATGTCGGCAAGCCTTAGTTCAGCTTTGGACACAAATGGTAAGCATGATGTTGGCTCAGTGCCCGAGAACTTTGACACTTTGAAGCACTTGACACCAATCGAGTTGATCAACCACTTTAACACCGAGATGAATCAGATGAAAAGAGACCATGATTATGAGATACAGGAGATGACGGAGCAATGCTTTACCTTTAAGCGGAAGTACTTGAATTTGAAGGAAAGAGgttccttttcttttgttgggAAGGGCAAAGAGCTAGACGCGTTGAAAAAGAAGATCCCATCTGTCATCTCGAAGCTGGACAAGATTTTGGCGGAGGATGAAAGGTTGGTGTCTGAAGGAAAGAACAATGCTGAGTTTAAAAGCCGATTGGATTCTCTTCTACTGGAGAATCGTCAGCTGAAGGATTCACTTGCAGATGCTGCTGAGAAGATTTCACAGCTTTCTCAGGTTGAGGCAGATCATCAGAAGTTGATTCGAAAGTTCGAGGTAGATGCTGATGATTCTTGTTTTAAGGCTTCTATCGCTGAAGATATTTCTAGGTGTTTTCTGTCGGAGTTTTTGAGTCAGATTAGAAGTGCAAATCAGGAAACGGATTTGGAACATAGTATGGTGAGAGAAGCTTATGAGTTGAAATTGAAAGATCTTGAGAGTAAAGCTGACTGTGAAAGAAATGATGATTTTGTGGATTCGTGTGTCGAGTCTTTCATAATGGAAGAGTGTAGTTCGGTTATATACAAAGAAGCCTTGAAGGAAGCTGATAAGAAAATCGTAGAGTTGAAACTGCGTGTGACAGAAAATGAAGAAGCTTTGAAATCAGAGTTGGTTGACAAGGAAAGACTGAACGGGGAGATTCATTGGCTGGAAT includes:
- the LOC108845365 gene encoding LOW QUALITY PROTEIN: WPP domain-associated protein-like (The sequence of the model RefSeq protein was modified relative to this genomic sequence to represent the inferred CDS: deleted 2 bases in 1 codon) encodes the protein MEVEEFVMVEDGSSEPREDKLSVEVNGVPKENENLNVDFLEDFDSYWDDVNDRLIISRVVNDSILKGMVTAIESEAAEKIAQKEIELSRARETLSLYHVGSEENNEVSSNGKVSLDTSDGSLNSLKNVARKQLVMLVEELTSLRKYVHVNRADEIGSSTVDKMLDSLKSILETVLKRKNETELPSVWQQEHDFQKGIESAVVTTFVRSLKDEYQQRLLEKEEAEFGVNNKSSLLGNIKEISGLRQELEAIRKALSDHENGDIEAGEVGDRKRVEQLHRKMSASLSSALDTNGKHDVGSVPENFDTLKHLTPIELINHFNTEMNQMKRDHDYEIQEMTEQCFTFKRKYLNLKERGSFSFVGKGKELDALKKKIPSVISKLDKILAEDERLVSEGKNNAEFKSRLDSLLLENRQLKDSLADAAEKISQLSQVEADHQKLIRKFEVDADDSCFKASIAEDISRCFLSEFLSQIRSANQETDLEHSMVREAYELKLKDLESKADCERNDDFVDSCVESFIMEECSSVIYKEALKEADKKIVELKLRVTENEEALKSELVDKERLNGEIHWLECLVMEKEGLVQTAESNLAAERKKLEVVSQQINDLKSQTEQQQREIQEKTEAVRVMSARESEKIKGYEKKISDLRRELDLARESWEETKDEKRKTEEKLSATKAEKESLRKQILSLDLVPQKFMQGFNSLEAFVAEKTQKTNSRLKNMHSQVSDLAQQINELKGKASMYKQRFEKKSSDLQKAEAEVDILGDEVETLLDLLEKIYIALDHYSPVLKHYPGIIEILKLVRRELSGEAKRPPAD